The genomic window GCACGTTGCGGTCGGAGAACCCCGCCTCGAACAGGATCTCCATGATTGCGGCGATCAGGTCGAGCTGTTTGCCCAGCATCTGCTCGATGAGCACATCGCCGAGCCCGGGGTGCTTGCGCAGTTTCTCATCGATCTGATCGATGAGTTCGCGCAGGCGCGCCTGCCAGGGCCCGGATTCCGGCGGTGGCTTGCGCACTCCGGTGAGCGCGGCGCTGGCGACGAGGTCGAGCAGCTCGCGCTTGTCGGCCACGTAGTAGTACGGCGCCATGGGGGAGACACCAAGTTCGCGGGAAAGTCGCCGCATGGACAGCTTTTCCACGCCATCCGCGCGAACCACGCGCAGCGCGGCCTCCACGATCTCGGACTCCGACAGTGTGTTTCCGCCCCCGCTCGCCTGCATTCGACCGACTCCCATGCCACCTCTACTGCCGCGGGCATGTGCCGCCCGTCACGTTCTGTTCAGCTGCGCTACACCCGAAGTCTAGAGTGCCTGCGTATCGACCGGTGGGGGTGCGGCAGGTGCGCGCGCGACCCGCGAGGGCGGCGTGCCGGTGCGGCCGGGCCGCGCGACGGGGGAAGGCGGGGTCTCATCGATTGGAACGTGTTTCACTTTTGCGGGGCTTGTCGCTATGGTGTGACAGGGACTACACAGGTGGTCGCGTTCCGTCGTCAACTCGGAGGTTCTCATGCCGCATCAGTTCATCGCACCGAGCGATACCGACGCAGCGGAGCTCGTCGAGGAGAGCCTCATCGAAGAGGTGTCCATCGACGGCATGTGCGGCGTCTACTGACGGGGCGACCGGCATGCTCGATCTCGATGCCCGATGGCAACTCCATCCGAGGGTGGCGCTGCGGCCCGAGCCCTTCGGTGCGCTGCTCTACCACTTCGGCACGCGCAAGCTCTCGTTCCTGAAGAGTCCGCGCGTCGTCGAGATCGTGCGGTCGCTGCCGGAGCACGCGTCGGCGCGTTCGGCCCTGCGCGCCGCCGGCGTCGCCGACGAAGGCGCCGCGCCGTACGTGCGGGCGCTCGCGCAACTCGCCGAAGGTGACATGATCATCGGCGCGCCGGTGCATTCGGCCGGCGCCGCGGGAGCCAAGCCCGCGCTGGCGCAGGCCGTCCGGCCGGATGCGGGGGTGGTCCCGCGGTCGGGCGGCGCTGCGTCGCAAGCCGATCGGGCGGTGCGGCTCGTCGATCGTTTCGAGAGCGGCCTCGCCGCGCCGATCTGCCTTACCTGGGAACTCACCTACGCCTGCAATCTGTCTTGCGTGCACTGTCTTTCGTCGTCGGGTCGGCGCGATCCGCGGGAACTGAGCACCGAGCAGTGCAAGGCGCTGATCGACGAGTTCGAGCGCATGCAGGTGTTCTACGTGAACATCGGCGGCGGCGAACCGACTGTGCGCCCGGACTTCTGGGAACTGGTCGACTACGCGACCGCGCACCACGTGGGAGTCAAGTTCTCCACCAACGGCGTTCGCATAACGCCGGACGTCGCGGCCCGGCTGGCCGCGAGCGACTATGTGGACGTGCAGATCTCGCTGGACGGCGCGGACGCGGCGGTCAACGACGCGGTGCGCGGACCCGGCTCCTACGACATGGCGATCCGGGCGCTGGAGAACCTGTCGGCCGCCGGTTTCCGTGACGCGAAGCTCTCCGTCGTGGCGACCAGGCACAACATCGGCCAGCTCGACGAGTTCCGCGCCATCGCCGAGAAGTACGGCGCCACACTGCGTCTCACCCGCCTGCGGCCCTCCGGTCGCGGCGCCGACGTGTGGGACGAGCTGCACCCCACCCCGGACCAGCAGCGGGTGCTCTACGACTGGCTGTTGCGCAACGGCGAGGGCGTTCTGACCGGCGACTCGTTCTTCCATCTCTCGGCCTTCGGGCAGGCGCTGCCCGGTCTGAACATGTGCGGCGCGGGCCGCGTGGTCTGCCTCGTCGATCCGGTGGGCGACGTGTACGCCTGCCCGTTCGCCATCCACGACCGCTTCCTGGCCGGAAACGTGGTGTCCGACGGCGGTTTCCGTAATGTGTGGCAGACCTCGGAGCTGTTCTCCGAGCTGCGCGCGCCGAGCGGCGGCGGCGCCTGTTCCGGGTGCGCGCACTACGACGCCTGTCGTGGCGGCTGCATGGCGGCGAAGTTCTTCACCGGACTGCCCGCCGACGGGCCGGACCCGGAGTGCGTGCAGGGCTACGGCGAGGCCGCGCTGGCCGACACCGGACGGACCATTCCCCGCTCCACGGTGGACCACTCGCGCCGGGCGGCGCCGCGCCGAGGATCGGCACGCAAGGCAGGGCCGATTCCGCTCACCCTCTCGGTCCGGCGTCCGTCGCGCGCCTGCGACGAGAGTCCGCTGGCATGATCACCCGCCGGTTGCCAGCCGTGCGCTGCCAGCCGGCGAGCGCAGCGGATCGGGGGTCCGTCGATGAATAGCCGATGCGTTGCTGGGTGGTGTGACCGAATTGTCCGCAACTCCACCGCAACACGCCGCGGCGCGGCGGGCACACGGTCACGGGCCTATTCGCGCGGAATTCGATCCTTTTTTCGGGACCGATGATGCCCGCGCGCGAATCTCCGCCTAGCATGCCAGGAATGCGCCATGATCGACTGCCCGACGGCTTCGGGGTACGGATCGATCCACGGGTACGCGCATACTCCGGGGGACGCATCCTGATCGGGGGCTCACCCGCCAGGTTGCTACGACTTGCCCCGGAGGCCGCCGAGATGATCGGCGACGGGTACCTCGAGGTCACCGACCCCAAGTCGGCGGTTGTTGCCAGACGGCTGCTCGATTCCGGAGTCGCCAACCCGCGGCCGCGACTGCTGCCTTCGCCCGACGACGTGACCGTCATCGTGCCGCTGCACAACAACGCCGAGGGCCTCGCCCGGCTGTTGGCGGCGCTGCGCGGCCACAACGTGATCGTCGTGGACGACGGCTCCGACCAACCGGTGCGGATTCCCGAATCCCGGGGCACCCGCTGCCGGGTCACCGTGCTGCGCCACGATCGACGGCAGGGCCCCTCGGCGGCCCGCAACGCCGGGCTGCGGGCGGCGACAACCGAATTCGTCGCCTTCCTGGACTCCGACGTGGTGCCGCGCAGCGGTTGGCTCGAGGTGATGCTCGGGCACCTCAGCGATCCCGAGGTCGCGCTCGTCGCGCCGCGCATCGTTGCGCTGGATTCGGAGTCCAACGCGCTGGCCCGCTACGAGCACACCCGCTCCTCGCTCGACCTGGGCAGGCGGGAGGCCGCCGTGCAATCCCGCGGCCTGGTCTCGTACGTGCCGAGCGCCGCGCTGCTGGTGCGGCGGCAGGCGCTGCTCGCCGAGGGCGGCTTCGACGAGACCATGCGGGTCGCCGAGGACGTGGACCTGTGCTGGCGGCTGGAGCGAGCGGGCTGGCGGCTGCGCTACGAGCCCGCCGCGCATGTGGCGCACGATCACCGCGTCTCGTTCCCGTCCTGGTTCGGGCGAAAGATGTTCTACGGCACCGGCGCGGCTCCGCTCGGCGAGCGGCACGGCAACGGCATGGTCTCGCCGCTGTCGGTGCCGTCCTGGACGGTGCTCGCCGCGGTGCTGTTCGGGACGATGTCGAAGTGGGGCCTGCTCGGCGGCATCGTCACGCTGGCCACCGCGCTCGCCCGGCTGCGCCGGGTGTTCACCGCGCTGGACAACCCGACGCGCATCGCGGCCATCTACCTCGCCCGCGGGTTCTTCGCCGGGCTGTGGCGGTTGGCGTCGGCGATGTGCAGGCACTACTGGCCGGTGACCGTGCTCGCGATGCTGGTCTCCCGGCGCATCCGGCGGATCGCGGTGACCATGGCGGTGGCCGACGGCCTCGCCGACTGGTTCACCCACCGCGACGCGGGCGGGCTCGACCCGTTCCGCTACCTGGCCTACAAGCGTCTCGACGACATCGCCTACGGCACCGGGCTCTGGCTCGGCGCCTACCGGGCGCGCAGCGTCGAGGCGCTCAAACCCACGGCGCCGTCGCGGTGAGATCCACCGCGCCGCCGCGCTGATCGTTTTTTGCCGGGCCGACGGCCCGCCCGTCGGATGAGCTGGTTCCTATGGTCGACACCCTGATCGTCGGTGGCGGCACCGCGGGCTGCGTGCTCGCGGCGAGGCTGAGCGAACAGCCGGATCACACCGTGCGCCTGCTGGAGGCGGGCCCGGTGTGGTCGGCCGCGGCCGAGATGCCCGCGGCGCTGCGCGATGCCACGCGCCTGCCGATCGGGCCGGAGTCGCGGTGGCTGTGGCGGTATTCCGCGACGCTGGCGGCGAGCTCGGACGACGATCGCGCCGTCGAGGGCAGCCTGGTGCGCGGGCGGGTGCTCGGTGGGTCGAGCACGATCAACGGCAGCTACTTCGTGCGCGCGCCCGCGGCGGATTTCGTGGCGTGGAGCGCGGCGCTCGGCGGGGCGGCGGAGTGGTCGTTCGAGTCCGTGCTGCCCGCCTACCGCAAGCTCGAGGACGACCGCGACTACGGCGACCGTCCCGGCCACGGTCGCGGCGGCCCGATCCCGGTGCGCCGCACGGCCGTTCCGACTCCGGTCAGCCGCGCGTTCGCCGCGGCCGCGCACGATGCGGGCTTCGCGGAGATGCCCGATTCGAACGCGCTGCCGGGTACGGGTCCCGCCGAAGGCGTCGCCCCGGTGCCGTGCAATATCGACGGCGGCGCGCGGGTCGGCACCGCGACGGCGTATCTGCTGCCCGCGCTCGGACGTCCCAATCTGACCGTGCGGGGCGGAGTCGTGGTCTCCCGCATCCTTTTCCGCGGTACCAGGGCGGTCGGTGTCGACTACAAGCACGGCGAGACCACCGGCACGATGACGGCCGATCGGATCGTGCTGTGCGCGGGCGCTGTGGAGTCGGCGGCATTGCTGCTGCGGTCGGGGCTGGGGCCGCCGGACCAGCTTCAGGCGCTCGGCATACCGGTCGTGGCGCCGTCGCCCGTCGGCGCGCGGTTCGACGACCATCCCGAGATCGGTCTCGAATATCGGCTCGACGCGCCGACGCCCGCCGCGGTGCCGCTGGAGTACGTGCTGAGTCTCGACGACATCGAAATCCGCCCTTACACAGTCCCGTTCGCCGGGGACCGGCACCGCATGGGTGTCGCGCTGATGCGTCCCGAGTCCGCGGGTGTGTTGCGGTTGCGCGGCCCGGATCCGCTCGCCGCGCCCAGGATCGAGCACCGCTACCTCGCGGGCGCGGCCGATCGCGCGCGATTGCGGGATGCCGTCGCACTGGCCGTCGATGTGCTGCGACGAATACCGGGTGCGTACCCGTGCCACCCGCCGCCGGAGGGCGGTGACGACGGCTGGCTGCGCGCGAATCTTTCCACCTCGCAACATCTCTCGGGCACCTGCCGGATGGGAGCCGAGCGGGACGAGCGAGCGGTGGTCGACGCGCGGTGCGCGGTGCGCGGGGTGAGCGGACTGTCCGTGGTGGATCTGTCCGTGGTT from Nocardia bhagyanarayanae includes these protein-coding regions:
- the mftR2 gene encoding mycofactocin system transcriptional regulator MftR2; protein product: MGVGRMQASGGGNTLSESEIVEAALRVVRADGVEKLSMRRLSRELGVSPMAPYYYVADKRELLDLVASAALTGVRKPPPESGPWQARLRELIDQIDEKLRKHPGLGDVLIEQMLGKQLDLIAAIMEILFEAGFSDRNVLAAYATIHTYLFGRSRVNPRDRAPLSEVALPESVERATKYISDLRGKYAYDFGMEVLIAGLEAQLVHQPDRDVR
- the mftA gene encoding mycofactocin precursor MftA (Mycofactocin is a small molecule electron carrier derived from the final two amino acids, Val-Tyr, of MftA, the mycofactocin precursor. It plays a role in redox homeostasis and the metabolism of alcohols and aldehydes in Actinobacteria, including Mycobacterium tuberculosis.); translated protein: MPHQFIAPSDTDAAELVEESLIEEVSIDGMCGVY
- the mftC gene encoding mycofactocin radical SAM maturase (MftC is a radical SAM/SPASM enzyme that catalyzes the first two steps in biosynthesis of the electron carrier mycofactocin from the terminal Val-Tyr dipeptide of the precursor peptide MftA.), producing the protein MIIGAPVHSAGAAGAKPALAQAVRPDAGVVPRSGGAASQADRAVRLVDRFESGLAAPICLTWELTYACNLSCVHCLSSSGRRDPRELSTEQCKALIDEFERMQVFYVNIGGGEPTVRPDFWELVDYATAHHVGVKFSTNGVRITPDVAARLAASDYVDVQISLDGADAAVNDAVRGPGSYDMAIRALENLSAAGFRDAKLSVVATRHNIGQLDEFRAIAEKYGATLRLTRLRPSGRGADVWDELHPTPDQQRVLYDWLLRNGEGVLTGDSFFHLSAFGQALPGLNMCGAGRVVCLVDPVGDVYACPFAIHDRFLAGNVVSDGGFRNVWQTSELFSELRAPSGGGACSGCAHYDACRGGCMAAKFFTGLPADGPDPECVQGYGEAALADTGRTIPRSTVDHSRRAAPRRGSARKAGPIPLTLSVRRPSRACDESPLA
- the mftF gene encoding mycofactocin biosynthesis glycosyltransferase MftF (Members of this protein family, MftF, are glycosyltransferases, members of PF00535 (glycosyl transferase family 2). The encoding gene is found as part of the mycofactocin cassette, in Mycobacterium tuberculosis, many other Actinobacteria, and occasional members of other lineages. Mycofactocin itself, a putative redox carrier, is a heavily modified derivative of the C-terminal Val-Tyr dipeptide of the mycofactocin precursor MftA (TIGR03969).), with protein sequence MRHDRLPDGFGVRIDPRVRAYSGGRILIGGSPARLLRLAPEAAEMIGDGYLEVTDPKSAVVARRLLDSGVANPRPRLLPSPDDVTVIVPLHNNAEGLARLLAALRGHNVIVVDDGSDQPVRIPESRGTRCRVTVLRHDRRQGPSAARNAGLRAATTEFVAFLDSDVVPRSGWLEVMLGHLSDPEVALVAPRIVALDSESNALARYEHTRSSLDLGRREAAVQSRGLVSYVPSAALLVRRQALLAEGGFDETMRVAEDVDLCWRLERAGWRLRYEPAAHVAHDHRVSFPSWFGRKMFYGTGAAPLGERHGNGMVSPLSVPSWTVLAAVLFGTMSKWGLLGGIVTLATALARLRRVFTALDNPTRIAAIYLARGFFAGLWRLASAMCRHYWPVTVLAMLVSRRIRRIAVTMAVADGLADWFTHRDAGGLDPFRYLAYKRLDDIAYGTGLWLGAYRARSVEALKPTAPSR
- the mftG gene encoding mycofactocin dehydrogenase MftG, coding for MVDTLIVGGGTAGCVLAARLSEQPDHTVRLLEAGPVWSAAAEMPAALRDATRLPIGPESRWLWRYSATLAASSDDDRAVEGSLVRGRVLGGSSTINGSYFVRAPAADFVAWSAALGGAAEWSFESVLPAYRKLEDDRDYGDRPGHGRGGPIPVRRTAVPTPVSRAFAAAAHDAGFAEMPDSNALPGTGPAEGVAPVPCNIDGGARVGTATAYLLPALGRPNLTVRGGVVVSRILFRGTRAVGVDYKHGETTGTMTADRIVLCAGAVESAALLLRSGLGPPDQLQALGIPVVAPSPVGARFDDHPEIGLEYRLDAPTPAAVPLEYVLSLDDIEIRPYTVPFAGDRHRMGVALMRPESAGVLRLRGPDPLAAPRIEHRYLAGAADRARLRDAVALAVDVLRRIPGAYPCHPPPEGGDDGWLRANLSTSQHLSGTCRMGAERDERAVVDARCAVRGVSGLSVVDLSVVPVPLSRGPQATAVMLAEHAAGWLTS